TATGAATAACCAACATCTTACTTTCCTAATTTTGTTAGATTTGAGTTCTGCTGTCGATACAGTTGACCATGACATCTTGTTGAAGCGAATCAGGTCAAAGTTTGCAGTATCTGGaacagccaggtgatctggtgacgtaattcggaggactgggatgaaaaattttaacgccgtatcccacaaccgcgcgaggccttattttcgaattcattatggcagaggcgaggttagagctcgtcgagtgTAGTTGAATGTttattcagtaacaggaaatgtggtagacacggaagaATCTGTTGAggtttggcgatggaaatgctgcagggagtttggaaacaacacctaaggccgcgcgcggttgtgggatacggcgttaaaatttttcttcccagtcctccaaactacgtcaccagatcacctggagtaATTGAATGGTTGTGTTCGTATCTTGACGAAAGATGCCAACGTATCTTAATCAATACAACACAATCTAGCAGCTTTAAGTTGAACTTTGGAATACCTCAAGGTTCATGTCTGGGTCCACTGCTCTTTACTGTTTATGCTAGTAAACTATTTGACGTAGTTAAACATCACCTACCAACGGTACATTGCTATGCGGACGATACACAACTCTATGTCTCGTTTAGTCCTAATGATGAGACTGGTCAAGACGAAGCTGTTGCAGCCGTACAAAGATGTGTTGATGCCATCAGATTGTGGAAGACGACTGATAAACTTCTTCTTAATGATGATAACACTGAGTTTGTTGTGATTTGCACCAAACCATAGCTCGCCAAAGTTCAACTTAACGACGTTCGTATTGGTCAATGTGAAATAACACCTACGTCATCTGCTAGGAACTTGGGAGTGTGGTTTGATTCCACACTGTCAGTGAACTCACGTATCAATAAGACGTGTTCATTAGCATTCTTCTTCTTGTATAATATTAGGAAAATTAGAACGTACTTGTCTAGAGAAACTACTGAAAAGCTGATTCATGCTTTTGTTAGTAGTCGTATAGACTACTGCAATAGCTTTCTTTTTGGCTTAGCAGCCTATCAAATACATAAAATCCAAAGGGTCCAAAACGCTGCAGCCAGATTAATATATAATGAATCTAAGTACCGTAGAATAACGCCACTATTGTATAATTTGCACTGGCTGCCTGTTACGTTCCGCATATAATTTAAGattttacttttaatatttAAGGCTCTTAAGGGTTTTGCTTCAGGGTATATAACAgagcttattaatattaagaATGAGGGTAGATATAGGTTACGTTCCAATTCAAATGGAAGCTTAGTTAAGTATGTTAATTTTAAAACGTATAAGACATTAGGAGATAGATCTtttcgtagttactaaaacacggaaccacccaaaaccacccaaaaccacccaaaaccatccaaaccacccaaaaccaccaacaaaaccacccaaaaccacctacaaaaccaaccaaaacgacccaaaaccagctacaatataccctaatacgactagtttgcgtgatatttgtgTAGATGGgcgtccgtgatgttgcgtgactatcacgtcgacaataatgcatggaattttctagcccttatcgtgttcttcgcattaaaactatCTAAAAGCCctctcacgaaaagtcaaagcgtgctctctcgctgaaaacaggccaggaGATATACTTTTGCAACtgaaaactaacaataaattttcgagTGGCGATTTTGACATAAGTTTCCGGTCCGCTGCTGAATACTTTGtacttctattttcgacattttctatCTACTTACTGGCTTATTTccctgggggggggggactcatatatgagacagacggggatgctcgtcgtctcgcttaggggtgtaaattttggatttatgcttatgccacacccagatggcctcctttaggggttagattcaaaatttccgacgagcatccccgagCTTACTTCGCACTCCAAATGGTCTCGATTGTACTTagagtaataaaaaaaagaatttaaggaaaaagtgttttgatgagcttcattccaccaagtcttatcgaaaaaacaaacaagtgccttatcgaaaaatttaaatagccgaaaaaagtgtttgtgcaattccgataatgcttgatatatttttgcaactcatagTGATGTCAAGTCGAAactaagaagaaattttcggatGGCGATTCTGACAGAgagaagaacacgataagggctagaaaattccatgcattattgtcgacgtgatagtcacgcaacatcacggacgcCCATCTAcacaaatatcacgcaaactggtcgtattagggtatattgtagctggttttgggtcgttttggttggttttgttgtttttgtaggtggttttgggtggttttgttggtggttttgggtggttttggatggttttgggtggttttgggtggttttgggtggttccgtgttttagtaactacctAGATCTTTTATGGTAGCTCCTCCAATTTTATGGAATAATTTGCCTCTTGAAATTAGGAAAGCGCCAAACATTGATAATTTTAAGATATTacttaagacatttttattcaaaaaagcttttttaaTATATACTTAAGGTTTAATAAGGTTAAACTTTACATTATCTTTTATATTGGTAGTCTTTAATCTACTGTTGTGTTAATTATTTATATAAGTATATTCGTAGCTATTATAATTTTTTAAGTTAGCACAAATGAAAATAACCCAGTTGATATTTGTGCTTTAtaagtgaaataaataaataatttaattatttatttagatCTCTTTGTTACAAAATTTTATGGTTGTATTGTTACATAACGTATGTCTTAAGAAAATACTTTGCTCAAGCGTACTTCGGAGATCGGGATTGTGACATAGCACTTGTTTTAGGATTTGCAATA
This window of the Acropora muricata isolate sample 2 chromosome 14, ASM3666990v1, whole genome shotgun sequence genome carries:
- the LOC136897918 gene encoding uncharacterized protein; this translates as MEMLQGVWKQHLRPRAVVGYGVKIFLPSPPNYVTRSPGVIEWLCSYLDERCQRILINTTQSSSFKLNFGIPQGSCLGPLLFTVYASKLFDVVKHHLPTVHCYADDTQLYVSFSPNDETGQDEAVAAVQRCVDAIRLWKTTDKLLLNDDNTEFVVICTKP